A genome region from Ctenopharyngodon idella isolate HZGC_01 chromosome 5, HZGC01, whole genome shotgun sequence includes the following:
- the isca1 gene encoding iron-sulfur cluster assembly 1 homolog, mitochondrial: MSASIARATVRAVSRRKILPTRAALTLTPSAVNKVKQLLQNKPEFIGLKVGVRTRGCNGLTYTLDYTKEKDKSDEEVLQDGVRVFIEKKAQLTLLGTEMDFVESKLSSEFVFNNPNIKGTCGCGESFNI; encoded by the exons ATGTCAGCCTCCATAGCACGGGCGACAGTAAGGGCGGTTAGCAGACGGAAAATACTGCCAACAAGAGCCGCTTTAACGCTG aCGCCTTCAGCTGTGAATAAAGTCAAACAGCTTTTACAGAATAAGCCAGAATTT ATTGGCCTGAAGGTTGGTGTTCGAACCAGAGGTTGCAATGGCCTCACGTATACTCTTGACTATACTAAAGAGAAAGACAAATCAGATGAGGAGGTGCTGCAAGATG GCGTGAGAGTGTTCATCGAGAAGAAGGCTCAGCTGACGCTGCTCGGCACAGAGATGGATTTTGTCGAATCAAAACTTTCCAGCGAATTTGTGTTCAACAATCCCAACATCAAAGGGACGTGTGGTTGTGGGGAAAGCTTCAACATATGA
- the LOC127513331 gene encoding cyclin-O, which translates to MSILSDSGFEEDLHTSPVKRGSTSAWHECDYEESCFNIQRHNELQFLAQNCLARQPQITAEARSKLVSWLIAVHRQLKLSFESCCLAVNIMDRFLITTSVAADCFQLLGVTSLLIATKQVEVYSPRITQLLSLCCNSFSREQLCNLECLVLLRLNFRLAAPTLAFFLDYFTSRLTGFQSGRAIDTMVSTPDTNAWKERRAAEMKWKWLACKVCELSLADYTFNKYMPSVIVQCAVKLAKDLLETHSVQSTDNDAGSVKTSESFSFEGYPPLTCENQLLFQQCTDDLKLLVSLNQDTVQDFI; encoded by the exons ATGTCTATATTAAGTGACTCTGGCTTTGAGGAAGATCTTCACACTTCTCCAGTGAAGCGGGGTTCAACATCAGCCTGGCATGAGTGCGATTATGAAGAGAGCTGCTTCAACATCCAGAGACACAATGAGCTGCAGTTTCTCGCGCAGAACTGCCTCGCGCGGCAACCTCAG ATTACTGCAGAGGCTCGCAGCAAACTGGTCAGCTGGCTCATAGCTGTGCACAGACAGCTCAAGCTGTCTTTTGAATCGTGCTGCTTGGCTGTTAATATCATGGACCGTTTCTTGATCACAACCTCAGTCGCTGCAGACTGCTTCCAGTTACTGGGAGTGACATCTTTACTGATCGCGACAAAACAG GTTGAAGTGTATTCGCCTCGTATCACACAACTTCTGTCGCTTTGCTGCAATTCTTTTTCCAGAGAACAGCTGTGCAATCTTGAATGCCTGGTCCTTCTCAGACTCAATTTTAGACTGGCTGCACCTACCCTTGCTTTCTTTCTGGACTATTTCACCAGTCGCCTTACTGGATTTCAGAGTGGTAGAGCCATCGATACGATGGTCAGTACTCCGGATACAAACGCATGGAAGGAGCGCAGAGCTGCTGAGATGAAGTGGAAATGGCTGGCTTGCAAAGTCTGTGAACTGAGTCTGGCAGACTACACATTCAACAAGTATATGCCTTCTGTGATTGTGCAGTGTGCCGTGAAACTGGCAAAAGATCTGCTGGAGACACATTCAGTGCAGTCCACAGACAACGACGCTGGCTCAGTGAAGACATCTGAGTCGTTCAGTTTTGAAGGGTATCCACCACTGACCTGTGAAAATCAGCTGTTGTTTCAGCAATGCACAGACGATCTGAAATTGTTGGTTTCTCTTAATCAAGACACAGTCCAGGACTTCATATGA